Proteins encoded together in one Apteryx mantelli isolate bAptMan1 unplaced genomic scaffold, bAptMan1.hap1 HAP1_SCAFFOLD_20, whole genome shotgun sequence window:
- the LOC136995960 gene encoding olfactory receptor 14A16-like: LNEFLLLAFADTRELQLLHFSLFLGIYLAALLGNGLIITAVACDHHLHTPMYFFLLNLSLLDLGSISTTVPKTMANSLWNTRAISYLGCAAQVFLIFFLLGGEYALLTVMAYDRYVAICKPLHYGNIMGSRACVKMAAAAWASGFLNGLLHTGNTFSIPLCQSNVIDQFFCEVPQILKLSCSDSYLREVGLIAVNACLFFGCFVFIVLSYVQIFTAVLRIPSEQGRHKAFSMCLPHLVVVSLFISTGTFAYLKPPSISSPALDLVVTVLYAVVPPTVNPLIYSMRNKELKDAVRKMVLPGAMPEGWAFPPKLLSKIAPRNCTPEGPVAQGSPSVQEQKVHNSVMIS; the protein is encoded by the exons ctcaatgagttccttctcctggcatttgcagacacacgggaacttcagctcttgcacttctcgctcttcctgggcatctacctggctgccctcctgggcaatggcctcatcatcacagctgtagcctgcgaccaccacctacacactcccatgtacttcttcctcctcaacctctccctccttgaccttggctccatctccaccacggTCCCCAAaaccatggccaattccctctggaacaccagggccatttcctacttgggatgtgctgcacaggtcttcctcattttcttcttgttaggaggagagtatgctctcctcactgtcatggcctatgaccgctacgttgccatctgcaaacctttGCACTATGGAaacatcatgggcagcagagcttgtgtcaaaatggcagcagctgcctgggccagtggttttctcaatggtctcctgcacactgggaacacattttcaataccactctgccaaagcAATGTCAtcgaccagttcttctgtgaagttccccagatcctcaagctctcctgctctgactcctacctcagggaagttgggcttattgcggttaatgcctgtttattctttgggtgttttgttttcattgtgctgtcctacgtgcagatcttcactgctgtgctgaggatcccctctgagcagggacggcacaaagccttttccatgtgcctgcctcacctggtcgtggtctccctgttcatcagcactggcacatttgcctacctgaagcccccctccatctcctccccagctctggatctggtggtgactgttctgtacgcggtggtgcctccaacagtgaaccccctcatctacagcatgaggaacaaggagctcaaagatgctgtgaggaaa ATGGTTCTTCCTGGTGCaatgcctgaaggttgggcttttcctccaaagctgctgtcaaaaatagccccaaggaattgcaccccagaagggcctgttgcacagggttctccaagtGTTCAGGAACAAAAAGTTCATAATAGTGtcatgatctcttag